The following coding sequences lie in one Chloroflexota bacterium genomic window:
- the ffh gene encoding signal recognition particle protein, whose translation MFENLTDRLQAIFKRLRGRGLLTERDVDEALREIRLALLEADVNFRVVKQFVTHVRERAVGAEVMQSLSPAQQVIKIVHEELINMLGEPSRLSLDRPPPLTVMLVGLQGSGKTTTAAKLALQLQRQGQRPLLVAADVRRPAAIQQLVTLGRQLNIPVYNEGIGPPPDICARAVKKAKETAVSVVILDTAGRLHIDDQMMEELVRIKQRIGPAEVLLIVDAMTGQDAVRVAEEFNQRVGLTGLILTKLDGDARGGAALSIRAVTGVPIKYIGTGEKLEALEPFYPDRLASRILGMGDILSLIEKAQTTFDREQTAVLEKKLRTATFDLEDFLAQLQQMKKMGPLSQLVEMIPGFGGLRHQLPVETFDDRQIKRIEAIIYSMTPAERRDPSIIDGSRRRRIARGSGTMPHEVNQLLSQFRQMQKMMRMMSEGKMPRGLMGLFG comes from the coding sequence TTGTTCGAAAATCTAACCGATAGACTACAAGCTATCTTCAAGCGCCTGCGCGGTCGAGGGTTACTGACGGAGAGGGACGTTGATGAGGCCCTACGCGAGATCCGCCTGGCCCTACTCGAGGCCGACGTTAACTTCCGTGTAGTTAAACAGTTTGTCACTCACGTGCGCGAACGGGCCGTCGGGGCCGAGGTGATGCAGAGCCTCAGTCCGGCTCAACAGGTAATCAAGATTGTGCACGAAGAACTGATCAACATGCTGGGTGAGCCCAGCCGACTCAGCCTCGACAGACCTCCACCGCTCACCGTCATGCTGGTGGGATTACAGGGGTCGGGCAAGACCACGACAGCAGCCAAGTTGGCCCTACAGCTACAACGTCAGGGTCAACGGCCACTCTTGGTAGCCGCCGACGTGCGCCGTCCGGCGGCGATCCAGCAGCTGGTAACCTTGGGGCGCCAGCTGAATATACCCGTCTACAACGAGGGTATAGGCCCACCACCCGATATCTGCGCCAGGGCAGTCAAGAAGGCCAAGGAGACGGCCGTTAGCGTGGTCATCCTGGATACAGCGGGACGTCTGCATATAGATGACCAGATGATGGAGGAGCTGGTTCGGATCAAGCAGCGAATTGGCCCCGCGGAGGTCCTCCTGATAGTTGATGCGATGACCGGACAGGACGCCGTGCGCGTGGCCGAGGAGTTCAACCAGCGCGTCGGGCTGACGGGGCTCATCCTGACGAAATTGGATGGGGATGCACGAGGCGGGGCAGCCCTCTCTATCCGCGCTGTGACCGGGGTGCCAATCAAGTACATTGGCACCGGTGAGAAGCTGGAGGCTTTAGAACCATTCTACCCCGATCGCCTGGCCTCGCGTATCCTGGGAATGGGCGATATTTTAAGCCTCATTGAGAAAGCCCAGACCACCTTCGATCGAGAGCAGACCGCTGTCCTAGAAAAGAAGCTGCGTACCGCCACCTTCGACCTGGAGGATTTCCTGGCGCAGTTACAGCAGATGAAAAAGATGGGTCCCTTGAGTCAACTGGTAGAGATGATCCCCGGCTTTGGTGGACTTCGTCACCAGCTACCAGTCGAGACCTTTGATGATCGGCAAATCAAGCGGATCGAGGCCATTATTTATTCGATGACCCCGGCGGAACGACGCGATCCAAGCATCATCGACGGCAGTCGCCGCCGCCGTATCGCGCGGGGCAGCGGTACAATGCCTCATGAGGTCAATCAGTTGCTCAGTCAGTTTCGCCAGATGCAGAAGATGATGAGAATGATGTCTGAAGGTAAGATGCCCCGTGGTTTGATGGGGTTATTTGGGTAA
- the mreD gene encoding rod shape-determining protein MreD, whose product MLGALLQSTVLPQLSLAGVKVDLVLLLVVGWGSLRGREEGLVWGLIGGAMLDFLSAVPFGTTLTAMSLIGLLSGAVRPELFQTYMILPLLTAPTATIIFDLIMLGLLQLLGWPVDWPGLFTPVILPSALLNAAAMPFVYGFLAWLNKRIQPGGLWAK is encoded by the coding sequence TTGCTTGGAGCATTATTACAGTCAACCGTCCTTCCCCAATTGTCTTTAGCCGGAGTGAAGGTGGATCTCGTCTTATTGCTGGTCGTGGGCTGGGGCAGCTTGAGGGGGAGAGAGGAGGGCCTCGTTTGGGGGCTTATCGGGGGAGCAATGCTTGACTTTCTCTCCGCAGTACCCTTCGGCACGACTCTAACTGCTATGTCTCTAATCGGTTTACTGTCCGGCGCGGTCAGGCCCGAACTTTTCCAAACCTACATGATATTGCCTCTGCTCACTGCTCCCACAGCCACAATTATCTTCGACCTCATTATGCTGGGATTATTACAGCTTCTTGGCTGGCCCGTAGATTGGCCAGGCTTATTCACGCCGGTGATCCTGCCCTCGGCCCTGCTCAATGCCGCCGCAATGCCCTTTGTCTATGGCTTTTTGGCCTGGTTGAACAAGAGGATCCAACCAGGAGGGCTATGGGCCAAATAG